Sequence from the Clostridium butyricum genome:
ACTATCTTTATTTTTTGTACTATCTTGACTATTTTCTTTTCCATCTACACTATCATAATTGTCTACAAACTTTTGAAGAGAACTTTCTTTAATATCAACTCGTTCCTTTGTAACTTCTTCAACAGTTGATGATGCTATAGGTTCAAAAGTTATACCACCCTTAAGACTACTATCATTTAATAACTTATCTAGTTCTAAAATTATATGCTCCTGGCTTATTGTAGGATAAAATTTAGCTGCACAGTCTGATATTTTTGATTTTAATATTTTAATATCACCTTTTCTATCTTCTAATGCATTAATAGTTGCCATGGTCTGATTGTATTCCTCTTCTTTTTGTGTTTTTTCCTGTTTTTTAACTTCTACTTTATTAATCATAGGAGTATAAACAAAATTGTAATAACCAATTCCTATTAATATAATTCCTAATATAAATAGCATTATTTTTTCTCTATTGCTAATATTCATAATTAATCAACATCCTTTAACACACATTTTATATCAAAGGAGTATTCCCCCTCTACAGCACCTGCGTTTTTTATCGAGTTCACATAAGTATCATCCATTATGGTAAGCTGTTTCAAGTTATGTTCTAATTCAGCAATACTTGTTCTATTTGATGCTGTTCCCTGAATAGATAATGTATTATTTGCAACCACTAAATTTTTAAATGTAATTTCACTTGGTATTGTTGAATTTATTTTATTTAATAATTCATCCGAAACATTGTTTCTGTTTTTTATACTTTTAGCCACATCAGATAAGGCTGTATCATATTGAGTCAGCACTTCAATCTGATTGTTTATACTATTTGCCTCTTTAAGTTCAGTTTGTATTTCAGAATCTCCTAATTTTTCTGTGAAGTTGCTTATTTCCCTATTTAAAAGAAATAACTTAGCACTATTAAATATTAATGTACTTAAAATGGCAAATCCCACTAATCCAGCTGCACCATATATATACATATTAGTACTAGTCTTTTCTTTTTTCTTTCCCTGATAGGGTGCAAAAAAATTCAAATCTTTCATTTTTATCAGCTCCCCTCTAAAGTCTTATAACACTTCCAATAACATTTATAAAATCATCAATAGGTTCACCATCATCATTAGATTTAAATGTCATTTTGGATACTTCTTTAATTCTTCTTGTCTGTATTCCAATTTTCTCACTCATATATTTATCAAAACCTTTTAACTTTGAACATCCACCAAAAATTATTATTTTTTCTAAATTGGTATTCATATTTTTATTTCTATAAAATTGGATTATCT
This genomic interval carries:
- a CDS encoding PilN domain-containing protein, whose amino-acid sequence is MKDLNFFAPYQGKKKEKTSTNMYIYGAAGLVGFAILSTLIFNSAKLFLLNREISNFTEKLGDSEIQTELKEANSINNQIEVLTQYDTALSDVAKSIKNRNNVSDELLNKINSTIPSEITFKNLVVANNTLSIQGTASNRTSIAELEHNLKQLTIMDDTYVNSIKNAGAVEGEYSFDIKCVLKDVD